The sequence CGCGTTCGTTGACCAATAAAATGGTTCACAGTCCCAGTATCCAGATCAAGAAAGCAAGCGCCGAGGGGCGCACGGAGCTGGTGGAATGGACCCAACAGCTGTTCCAGTTAGATCTCCAGGATTAAGTCATTATGAAAGCATCTATTGTCAGCAAGCTTGAAGGCTTGCGTGATCGTTATGAAGAGCTGGCAGCCTTGATGTCAGACCCGGAAGTGATTTCCGACCAGGACAAGTTTCGCAAGTTTTCCAAGGAATATGCCGAGCTCGAACCGGTGGTGCAGTGCTTTGCACGCTATTCACAGGTAGCCGATGACCTGGAGGAAGCCAGGCTACTGTTAGAAGACGGTGATGACGAAATGCGCGAAATGGCGCAGGAAGAGATCGCCGGCGGTAAAGCCCAGCTTGAGGATCTGGAAACGGAGTTGCAAAAGCTGTTATTGCCCAAGGATCCCAATGATAGCCACAACACCTTCCTGGAGATTCGGGCCGGCACCGGTGGCGATGAGGCTGCTATCTTTGCCGGCGATCTGTTTCGCATGTATTCACGTTATGCCGAGCGCCGCAACTGGAAGGTGGAAGTGATCAGCGCCAATGAAGGGGAGCATGGCGGTTATCGTGAAATCATCAGCCGGATCGTAGGTGGTGATGTCTACGGGCGTTTAAAGTTTGAGTCCGGAGCTCATCGGGTCCAGCGAGTGCCGGAAACCGAGTCCCAAGGACGAATTCATACCTCCGCCTGCACCGTTGCGGTCATGCCAGAGCCGGAAGAGACCGATGATGTCGAAATCAACAAGGGGGATTTGCGGGTGGATACCTTCCGAGCCTCCGGAGCCGGCGGTCAGCACGTTAACAAAACCGACTCGGCCATTCGTTTGACCCACTTGCCCACGGGCATTGTCGTGGAATGCCAGGATGAGCGTTCGCAGCACAAGAACCGGGCCAAGGCGATGGCCCTGTTGTCCGCGCGCATTAACAGTGTGGCGGATGAGGCGGCGCGTAAGGAGGTGGCTGACCAG comes from Aestuariirhabdus haliotis and encodes:
- the prfA gene encoding peptide chain release factor 1 encodes the protein MKASIVSKLEGLRDRYEELAALMSDPEVISDQDKFRKFSKEYAELEPVVQCFARYSQVADDLEEARLLLEDGDDEMREMAQEEIAGGKAQLEDLETELQKLLLPKDPNDSHNTFLEIRAGTGGDEAAIFAGDLFRMYSRYAERRNWKVEVISANEGEHGGYREIISRIVGGDVYGRLKFESGAHRVQRVPETESQGRIHTSACTVAVMPEPEETDDVEINKGDLRVDTFRASGAGGQHVNKTDSAIRLTHLPTGIVVECQDERSQHKNRAKAMALLSARINSVADEAARKEVADQRRSLVGSGDRSERIRTYNYPQGRVTDHRINLTLYKLPEIMEGDADSVIEALLQEHQMDLLATLSE